A stretch of DNA from Candidatus Methylomirabilota bacterium:
CGAGGGAGAGGCTTCCGCGCGAAGCCGATCGATGACAGCGTCTATCAGGGCAGCCTCTAAAGAGGGGTTGACCTCGAGGAACTTCACTCCCATTCCGGTGGTGGCACTCGGCGAGAGTTCCTCCCCGCGCGTCCATACTACTTGCGCAGGGATCGAGAATGTGTGGGAAGGACCGTGCAGGTTGAACCGGAGCAAGATCTCAGTGCCGGGTAGGGGGGGGTGGTTGATCCCGATGAACATCCCGTCCCTGCTCAGGTTCACGCAAGTGCCATGCCCGGCCTTTCCCGCCTGGGTGAACTTGACATCGAACTGGACCGGGACTCGGCGATAGGCCTGTCGTTTGGCGTTACGCAACCATTGGAGTATCAAGTCTGAGTCGATCAGATGGTCGAAGGCCACGCCGTGGGGGATGCGGGTTCCCAGATCGGTTAACGTGGGTCTGTCATGCCAGATGACAAGTCCGGATAGCGGTTCTTCCAAACAGACCTGGACCATTACCGAGGTCCTGAGGGGGATGCTCTCGGGCAGCAGGAGTCCCAGTCCACCGGGACTGATGGAGTTGGTCTTACCGGTGATTGCCATCGTCCTGGGCCGCCCGTGACTTACAGGAGAGCACTGAACGGGTAAATAGGCCACGAGGCGTGGGTAACGGCGGATGTTTGTATCGGTAGACACGAGTTGCCTCCACAGCGAATAAAAGCAAGGATCATGCCAGAGCGCGGGGTCCTTGCCGACAGGAGGAGACGCATTGGACGCTTTTTGAGCGAAAATATGGGAAGGGGGCACGTGTTATTCATTACCCCCCTCCTGTAGTGCCCTTGACACCCTCCCTTCGGTCAGGGATACTTAGGCCCCCTTAGGAATACCGTAGCACGTAGCACCTTGGGTCCAATCAACGTTTTAGAGCAAGATAAATGAGAAGGCCAAGCAATATCGCTATTTGGCTGATTTCACTGCTCTTTCTCCTCGGATCGGTCGCTCATGCGGAACAGGAAGAATCCACGGAGAAGAGCCGAAGGGCAGAGCAGTACTACAACAGCGGGTATATGCTGACTCTCATGGGCCGATTTGCAGAGGCGATCCGACTCTACGAAAAATCGCTGGAGATCCAACCAACGGCGGAGGCCCACACGTACATGGGGTGGACTTACAGCCACATGAGAAACCTCAAGCGGGCCATCAAGGAAGCGGAAAAGGCGATCCGCATCGATCCCGATTTTGGTAACCCCTATAATGATATTGCGGTCTATCTCATGGACCAAGGAAAAGAAGACGAGGCCATCCCCTATCTCCAAAAGGCCATGCGCGCCAAGAGATACTGTTGTTATCAGTTTCCCCACTACAACATGGGCAGGATATATCTCAGAAAGAAAATGTTCGAAAAGGCCAGGAAGGAGTTCCAAAAATCCCTCGCGATCGATCCCGACTATGCCCCT
This window harbors:
- a CDS encoding PilZ domain-containing protein, with amino-acid sequence MSTDTNIRRYPRLVAYLPVQCSPVSHGRPRTMAITGKTNSISPGGLGLLLPESIPLRTSVMVQVCLEEPLSGLVIWHDRPTLTDLGTRIPHGVAFDHLIDSDLILQWLRNAKRQAYRRVPVQFDVKFTQAGKAGHGTCVNLSRDGMFIGINHPPLPGTEILLRFNLHGPSHTFSIPAQVVWTRGEELSPSATTGMGVKFLEVNPSLEAALIDAVIDRLRAEASPSPDSSQSE
- a CDS encoding tetratricopeptide repeat protein, with translation MRRPSNIAIWLISLLFLLGSVAHAEQEESTEKSRRAEQYYNSGYMLTLMGRFAEAIRLYEKSLEIQPTAEAHTYMGWTYSHMRNLKRAIKEAEKAIRIDPDFGNPYNDIAVYLMDQGKEDEAIPYLQKAMRAKRYCCYQFPHYNMGRIYLRKKMFEKARKEFQKSLAIDPDYAPASEALELLKQSGMQEI